Proteins encoded together in one Kingella oralis window:
- a CDS encoding DUF2750 domain-containing protein → MSPKFPPDETENDPRYKAFVQQVVQYRTVYTLQDSEDYFAECPSEVYDDNLGEPEAVYCFWDNLEDTQSCQHDEWQDYEIVEIPLVDFMEDILIGMDEDAHLVGVAFDEELYGTEVEPVELLRDLLNEIRVQNQSHEYENYGKLRHYCDLWEQEIAAQNAPIIH, encoded by the coding sequence ATGAGCCCAAAATTTCCCCCAGACGAAACCGAAAACGATCCCCGCTACAAAGCCTTTGTGCAACAAGTGGTGCAATACCGCACCGTTTACACCCTGCAAGACAGCGAAGACTATTTCGCCGAATGCCCATCCGAAGTGTATGACGACAACCTCGGCGAGCCCGAAGCCGTGTATTGCTTTTGGGACAACCTAGAAGACACCCAATCCTGCCAACACGACGAATGGCAAGACTACGAAATCGTGGAAATCCCGCTGGTGGATTTTATGGAAGACATCCTTATCGGCATGGACGAAGACGCGCATTTGGTGGGTGTGGCGTTTGATGAAGAGTTATACGGCACAGAAGTTGAACCCGTTGAGCTGCTGCGCGATTTGCTCAACGAAATCCGCGTGCAAAACCAATCGCACGAATACGAAAACTACGGCAAGCTGCGCCATTATTGCGACCTTTGGGAACAAGAAATCGCCGCGCAAAACGCCCCCATCATTCATTAG
- a CDS encoding FtsB family cell division protein: protein MKWITWGLLITLAGLQYKIWLHNGGLRSQYAQMQQQAESIKRENAVIRHDNAMLRAQVDDLQNGYEALSELARSELGYIEEGETYYNLKRE from the coding sequence ATGAAATGGATAACATGGGGCTTGCTCATCACGCTGGCAGGCCTGCAATACAAAATCTGGCTGCACAACGGCGGCTTGCGCAGCCAATACGCCCAAATGCAGCAGCAAGCCGAAAGCATCAAGCGCGAAAACGCCGTCATCCGCCACGACAACGCCATGCTGCGCGCCCAAGTGGACGACTTGCAAAACGGCTACGAAGCCCTGTCCGAGCTGGCCCGCAGCGAGCTGGGCTATATTGAAGAAGGCGAAACCTACTATAACCTTAAACGCGAATAA
- the eno gene encoding phosphopyruvate hydratase — translation MSAIVDIFAREILDSRGNPTVECDVLLESGVMGRAAVPSGASTGQKEALELRDGDKSRYLGKGVLKAVEHVNNEIAQAIIGIDATEQAYIDQIMLELDGTENKGNLGANATLAVSLAVARAAAEDAGLPLYRYLGGAGPMALPVPMMNVINGGEHANNSLNIQEFMIMPVGAASFREALRCGAEIFHHLKKLCDAKGFPTTVGDEGGFAPNLGSHEEALQLMVEATEKAGYKAGEDVLFAMDCASSEFYKDGKYHLEAEGKAYTSEEFAEYLADLVAKYPIISIEDGMDENDWAGWKHLTEKLGDKVQLVGDDLFVTNPKILAEGIEKGVANALLVKVNQIGTLSETLSAVDLAKRNRYTSVMSHRSGETEDSTIADLAVATNCMQIKTGSLSRSDRMAKYNQLLRIEEELGSAAYYPGKKAFYQLKK, via the coding sequence ATGAGCGCAATCGTAGATATTTTTGCCCGCGAGATTTTAGATTCACGCGGCAACCCCACCGTAGAATGCGATGTATTGTTGGAAAGCGGCGTAATGGGGCGCGCAGCCGTGCCCAGCGGCGCATCCACCGGGCAAAAAGAAGCCCTAGAACTGCGCGATGGCGATAAATCCCGCTACTTGGGCAAAGGGGTGCTCAAAGCCGTAGAACACGTTAACAACGAAATCGCCCAAGCCATCATCGGCATTGATGCCACCGAGCAAGCCTATATTGACCAAATTATGCTGGAACTAGACGGCACGGAAAACAAAGGCAATCTGGGCGCAAACGCCACCCTAGCCGTGTCGCTCGCCGTTGCCCGCGCTGCTGCCGAAGATGCAGGCTTGCCGCTGTATCGCTACTTGGGCGGCGCAGGCCCGATGGCGTTGCCCGTTCCCATGATGAACGTGATTAACGGCGGCGAACATGCCAATAACAGCCTGAATATTCAAGAATTTATGATTATGCCCGTGGGCGCGGCATCGTTCCGCGAAGCCTTGCGTTGCGGCGCGGAAATCTTCCATCATTTGAAAAAACTGTGCGATGCCAAAGGCTTCCCCACCACCGTGGGCGACGAGGGCGGCTTTGCGCCCAACTTGGGCAGCCACGAAGAAGCCTTGCAACTGATGGTGGAAGCCACCGAAAAAGCAGGCTACAAAGCAGGCGAAGACGTTTTGTTTGCGATGGATTGCGCATCCAGCGAGTTCTATAAAGACGGCAAATACCACTTAGAAGCCGAAGGCAAAGCCTATACCAGCGAAGAATTTGCCGAATATTTAGCCGACTTGGTTGCCAAATACCCCATCATCTCCATTGAAGACGGCATGGACGAAAACGACTGGGCAGGCTGGAAACACCTCACCGAAAAATTGGGCGACAAAGTGCAATTGGTGGGCGACGATTTGTTTGTAACCAACCCCAAAATCTTGGCGGAAGGCATTGAAAAAGGCGTGGCGAACGCGCTGTTGGTGAAAGTGAACCAAATCGGCACGTTAAGCGAAACATTAAGCGCGGTCGATTTGGCCAAACGCAACCGCTATACCAGCGTGATGAGCCATCGCTCGGGCGAAACCGAAGACAGCACCATCGCCGATTTGGCGGTTGCCACCAACTGCATGCAAATCAAAACCGGCTCGCTCAGCCGCTCCGACCGCATGGCAAAATACAACCAGCTTTTGCGCATTGAGGAAGAACTCGGCTCCGCCGCCTACTACCCCGGCAAAAAAGCGTTTTACCAGTTGAAAAAATAA
- a CDS encoding NF038104 family lipoprotein, whose protein sequence is MLPKPFFRLPLLAAMCCALQGCVVASAVDLAATTVVQTGKIAVKGTGAVVRAVIPDGDNDDKKATQKTKQAQKQREQAARAQAQQPPTSDFRQPETLPQPPQPPMQPEND, encoded by the coding sequence ATGTTGCCCAAACCTTTTTTCAGGCTGCCTCTGCTGGCGGCAATGTGTTGCGCCCTGCAAGGTTGTGTGGTCGCATCCGCAGTAGATTTAGCTGCCACCACAGTCGTGCAAACCGGCAAAATCGCCGTAAAAGGCACAGGCGCGGTGGTGCGGGCGGTGATACCCGATGGCGATAATGACGACAAAAAAGCCACCCAAAAAACCAAGCAAGCGCAAAAACAGCGCGAACAAGCCGCGCGTGCGCAAGCCCAACAGCCGCCCACATCCGATTTCAGGCAGCCTGAAACGCTGCCACAGCCACCGCAGCCACCCATGCAGCCTGAAAACGACTAG